The following are encoded together in the Argopecten irradians isolate NY chromosome 5, Ai_NY, whole genome shotgun sequence genome:
- the LOC138324255 gene encoding uncharacterized protein: MPPKKRRTAATNNVHAPEPQQQQANTASVPDADSRDVSQEPERGTTSITEDRLKALMKEAFKAGLQEARNQTGTISTGGIAANAQSGSAMPQDVGPPPMTSNTPATSNHSASAVTVEDSVGGLDSIVLPANQLVSMTASSDELTSFSARAQITTPLVDLVDPKIKQNILMGKFVDMSSITEKNTDSLQMVLSTDDSGNTNIQWVHKDTTNKPLTIEEWTTKFSIYIAVFCLNDQAAYPQLLKYQSMIRNLASKPADWQFYDTNFRRLRANANYSLRWDMLHLELWNEALSRRPTSGSSTNKPGICHKFARGEYCGGCRYSHKCGICNAKHPVTQCPVMAHSRPHIQTPPRFRTKLFVPVKTPPTSQDFSPAVVVLDPNALDITTPINVKALALVLEEYDKDKAMFLINGFSKGFEIHFEGSPMGHTCNNLKSAIDMPEVVDKKLKKELEAGRIAGPFFPVPYTIVALYVAYAYKNGKAHSTILSQLSALAFVHKVNNMYDPTKVFLVRKAVNGVARLAPSFDTRLPITQPILHRLCRCLPHMVTGSYDNLMFRAIFTTAFYALARIGELLAFTKPQSERVLQLEDVSFEVKNDQAVKVHLVFKNFKHNISQQPHSVPIVALPRHPFCPLAFKANMNAKWTEASPT; this comes from the exons ATGCCTCCCAAGAAGCGCCGGACGGCAGCTACAAATAATGTTCATGCGCCAGAGCCGCAACAACAACAGGCTAACACAGCTTCTGTGCCGGACGCCGATTCAAGGGATGTGTCCCAGGAACCTGAAAGGGGGACAACCTCTATAACTGAAGACCGGTTAAAGGCCCTGATGAAGGAGGCCTTTAAAGCAGGCTTACAGGAGGCAAGGAACCAAACCGGGACAATATCAACTGGCGGTATTGCTGCTAATGCACAGTCCGGCAGTGCCATGCCACAAGACGTAGGACCTCCACCCATGACCTCAAATACCCCAGCCACCTCTAATCATAGTGCGAGTGCTGTCACCGTGGAGGACTCTGTAGGTGGGTTAGATTCCATAGTCCTTCCTGCCAATCAACTCGTCAGCATGACAGCTAGTTCTGATGAACTGACTAGTTTTTCAGCCAGGGCTCAGATAACCACCCCACTAGTGGATCTGGTTGATcctaaaattaaacaaaacatactAATGGGCAAGTTTGTGGACATGAGTTCAATAACAGAAAAGAACACTGACTCTTTACAAATGGTACTGTCTACAGATGACAGTGGAAATACAAACATTCAGTGGGTACACAAAGACACAACCAACAAACCCCTAACCATCGAAGAATGGACGACGAAATTCTCCATTTATATTGCCgttttttgtttaaatgatcAGGCAGCATATCCTCAGCTCCTCAAGTACCAATCCATGATACGCAATTTAGCATCAAAACCAGCTGATTGGCAATTTTATGACACCAATTTTCGGCGTCTCCGCGCAAATGCTAATTACTCCCTCCGTTGGGACATGCTTCATCTCGAGCTATGGAATGAAGCTCTCTCCCGTCGCCCGACCTCGGGATCATCGACAAATAAACCGGGAATATGTCACAAATTTGCTCGCGGCGAGTATTGTGGTGGTTGTCGCTACTCCCATAAATGTGGCATTTGTAATGCCAAACATCCGGTAACGCAatgcccagttatggcacattcCCGTCCACATATACAGACACCCCCGCGTTTTCGTACAAAACTTTTCGTCCCCGTCAAAACACCTCCAACCAGCCAAGATTTTTCCCCCGCGGTAGTGGTTTTGGACCCCAACGCCCTCGACATTACTACCCCTATTAATGTCAAAGCATTAGCACTGGTACTTGAGGAGTATGACAAGGATAAAGCCATGTTTTTAATCAATGGTTTCTCAAAAGGTTTTGAAATTCACTTTGAAGGCAGTCCCATGGGCCACACTTGCAATAATTTAAAATCTGCGATTGATATGCCTGAGGTGGTTGATAAGAAGTTAAAGAAAGAATTAGAGGCAGGCAGAATTGCTGGGCCTTTT TTTCCTGTACCATATACTATTGTAGCCCTTTATGTTGCCTATGCCTACAAAAATGGGAAGGCTCATAGTACAATATTGTCCCAGCTTTCTGCTTTAGCTTTTGTACACAAGGTCAATAATATGTACGACCCAACTAAGGTTTTCTTAGTTCGCAAAGCAGTTAATGGTGTAGCTCGATTAGCTCCTTCTTTTGATACGCGCTTACCCATCACACAACCAATTTTACATCGTCTATGCCGGTGTTTGCCACATATGGTTACAGGTAGTTATGACAACCTGATGTTCCGGGCTATATTCACAACAGCATTTTATGCTTTAGCCCGGATTGGGGAGTTGTTAGCTTTTACCAAGCCACAATCTGAAAGAGTATTACAGTTAGAGGATGTGTCGTTTGAAGTGAAGAATGATCAGGCTGTCAAAGTTCATCTAGTTTTCAAAAACTTCAAACACAACATTAGTCAACAACCCCATTCGGTTCCTATTGTTGCTCTACCTCGACATCCTTTCTGTCCG